A single region of the Neotabrizicola shimadae genome encodes:
- a CDS encoding carbohydrate ABC transporter permease produces MASSDTGLSLLQQRQRAAFWFIAPMLVALLCVAAWPLLRTIWFSLTNTSLNNLYGGEFIGFDNYLSMRTLSSGKVVWRGTLVDPAWWNAVWNTVRFSVVSVFFETVLGLIVALVLNAEFKGRGLVRAAILIPWAIPTIVSAKMWAWMLNDQFGIINDMLLSLGLIDQKIAWTANIDTAMYAVLMVDIWKTTPFMALLILAGLQMVPRDIYEAAKLDGINPVKVFFKVTLPLIRPAVMVAVIFRMLDALRIFDLVYVLTPNSKATKTMSVISRENMIDFDKFAYGAAQSTLLFAILAVFVSLYIWLGRVDLSGESAK; encoded by the coding sequence ATGGCATCCTCCGATACGGGCCTGAGCCTGTTGCAGCAGCGTCAGCGCGCGGCTTTCTGGTTCATTGCGCCCATGCTTGTTGCGCTTCTTTGCGTGGCCGCCTGGCCACTTCTGCGCACGATCTGGTTTTCGCTGACCAACACTTCGCTGAACAACCTCTACGGTGGCGAGTTCATCGGCTTCGACAACTATCTGTCGATGCGTACGCTTTCGTCTGGCAAGGTCGTCTGGCGCGGAACTCTCGTTGACCCTGCATGGTGGAACGCGGTCTGGAACACAGTGCGTTTTTCGGTCGTCTCGGTCTTCTTCGAAACGGTGCTGGGCCTCATCGTGGCGCTGGTGCTGAACGCCGAGTTCAAGGGCAGGGGCCTTGTGCGGGCTGCCATCCTGATCCCTTGGGCCATTCCGACGATCGTTTCGGCAAAGATGTGGGCCTGGATGCTGAATGACCAGTTCGGCATCATCAACGACATGCTGCTGAGCCTGGGTTTGATTGACCAGAAGATCGCATGGACCGCCAACATCGACACCGCGATGTATGCCGTCCTGATGGTGGACATCTGGAAGACCACGCCCTTCATGGCGCTGCTGATCCTTGCCGGACTGCAAATGGTACCGCGCGATATCTACGAGGCGGCCAAGCTGGACGGCATCAACCCGGTTAAGGTCTTCTTCAAGGTGACGCTGCCGCTGATCCGACCCGCCGTGATGGTCGCCGTCATTTTCCGGATGCTGGACGCCCTGCGCATCTTCGATCTGGTCTATGTGCTGACGCCGAACTCGAAGGCGACAAAGACGATGTCGGTGATCAGCCGCGAGAACATGATCGATTTCGACAAGTTCGCCTACGGCGCCGCACAGTCCACGCTGCTCTTCGCGATCCTTGCCGTCTTCGTGAGCCTCTACATCTGGCTTGGCCGGGTGGACCTGTCCGGGGAGAGCGCGAAATGA
- a CDS encoding beta strand repeat-containing protein: MPTYTGTSASESLTGSTSADTLFGLAGDDTLAGLAGNDRIEGGDGFDLSNYSASTTAVVVNLLTGSATGGHGTDTLLGIEGAIGGSGADNLTGDANANAFFGGAGNDSIFGGDGDDTIMGGTGNDNLQGGVGLDVITYASSSSGVVVNLSTGAVTGGDGTDTISGFENVIGSASNDTITGDANDNVVAGGAGADSLTGGAGVDVLDYSTSTAAVVIDLTVTTQSGGHAEGDVVAGFEGIIGSAFDDTLTGDANNNTFIGGAGADSIIGGDGNDTADYSRSSAGVAVNLATLVFSGGDAAGDNLAGIEYIVGSAFDDTITGALAANLLVGGAGADALSGGLGADTMIGGTGNDTFTVDGSTDVVTEAANEGTDLVRSSVDWVLGANFENLTLIGDGDITGDGNDLANLINGNSGTGIFVAKGMNLLRGFGGNDTINGLGGTDTIDGGTGADRMSGGKDGDTYYVDDAGDVVIEKSGEGVDRVYSSVSRTLEAFVEHLYLTGTDSLSGTGNVANNSIQGNDGNNALYGLAGNDTLNGGLGDDTLDGGAGKDNMVGGAGNDTYYVSQIDDSITELGGNGTDAVIAGFSYDLSVAMAGSIENLTLTGTGDFNGIGNGTANTITGNVGANSLTGGSGNDTLFGGDGNDTLEGGTDTDSLVGGKGDDVYIVRDLDVIVEVAAQGTDVVQAFVSFALAANLESLVLMGTSGLSGTGNTVANRLTGNGANNLLSGLEGADTLDGGAGNDTLNGGAGADSMIGGLGNDTFVVDHGSDVIVELAGEGTDLVQASVAYTLSGELENLTLTGAGAITGTGSAIANIITGNTAANRLSGMNGDDTIYGGDGNDTLDGGAGTDSLVGGLGDDRFILDSASDRVSESSGGGTDTIEIGVSYSLVTYFENLILTGTAAINGEGNTAANTITGNSAANLLNGGSGNDTLVGGDGNDTLDGGNDIDSMSGGLGDDQYIVANVGDIVVEAASAGSDRVLSSISYTLTVNVETLELQGSSGLSGTGNATANRINGNTGNNLLSGLEGADTLDGGAGNDTLNGGAGADSMIGGLGSDTFVVDHGSDVIVELAGEGTDLVESSIAYTLSGEVENLTLTGAGAIAGTGSSLANVLTGNAAANRLSGMDGNDTIYGGEGNDTLDGGAGVDSLVGGLGDDRFILGATTDRVSEASGGGTDTVEIAVTYSLGNYIENLVLTGTVAIDGEGNSAANTITGNSAANLLEGGSGNDTLLGGDGNDTLDGGNDIDSMSGGLGDDQYIVASVGDIVVEAASAGSDRVLSSINYTLTANVETLDLQGSSGLSGTGNSTANRINGNSGNNLLSGLEGDDTLYGAGGNDTLVGGTGADRFVFNAGSGGTDSISDFNQIDGGASEGDLLEFQGLLTGTFAWLGTGSYTDTGNTEARLVGDTVTIDTDGNGSTNITIRIIGLDSATDLTASDFLFT; this comes from the coding sequence GTGCCCACCTACACCGGTACCTCCGCCTCTGAATCCCTGACCGGCTCGACCAGTGCCGACACCCTGTTTGGCCTCGCCGGTGACGATACTCTCGCAGGTCTTGCCGGCAACGACCGGATCGAAGGAGGCGATGGGTTCGACCTTTCGAACTACTCTGCCTCAACAACTGCTGTCGTGGTGAACCTGCTGACCGGCAGCGCCACAGGTGGCCATGGGACCGACACGCTTCTCGGCATTGAAGGCGCGATCGGTGGATCGGGCGCAGACAACCTGACCGGCGATGCCAATGCCAATGCCTTCTTCGGCGGCGCGGGCAATGACTCGATCTTCGGCGGCGATGGCGACGACACCATCATGGGGGGCACGGGCAACGACAACCTTCAAGGGGGCGTTGGCCTTGATGTCATTACCTATGCCTCATCCAGTTCGGGCGTGGTGGTCAACCTTTCCACCGGGGCGGTCACGGGCGGCGACGGGACCGACACGATCTCGGGGTTCGAGAATGTCATCGGATCTGCGTCGAACGACACGATCACCGGCGATGCAAACGACAATGTCGTCGCGGGCGGCGCGGGCGCTGACAGCCTGACCGGCGGCGCCGGGGTGGACGTGCTGGACTACTCCACCTCGACCGCCGCCGTTGTCATCGACCTGACGGTCACCACGCAAAGCGGCGGACATGCCGAAGGCGACGTCGTCGCGGGGTTCGAGGGGATCATCGGATCTGCCTTTGACGACACCCTTACTGGCGATGCCAACAACAACACGTTCATTGGCGGCGCGGGGGCGGATTCCATCATCGGTGGCGATGGGAACGATACCGCCGACTACTCGCGATCATCCGCCGGCGTCGCCGTCAATCTCGCAACACTGGTGTTTTCGGGCGGCGATGCTGCCGGAGACAACCTGGCAGGCATAGAATACATCGTCGGGTCCGCCTTTGATGACACGATCACCGGCGCCTTGGCCGCCAACCTGCTTGTCGGCGGGGCCGGGGCCGACGCCCTCTCCGGCGGCCTTGGCGCGGACACAATGATCGGCGGGACCGGCAACGACACGTTCACGGTCGACGGGTCCACCGATGTCGTTACCGAAGCCGCAAACGAAGGCACAGACCTGGTTCGCTCCTCGGTCGATTGGGTGCTTGGCGCCAACTTCGAGAACCTGACCCTTATCGGCGACGGGGACATTACAGGTGATGGCAATGACCTCGCCAACCTCATCAACGGCAATTCCGGCACCGGCATCTTCGTCGCCAAGGGGATGAACCTGCTGCGCGGCTTTGGCGGGAACGATACGATCAACGGTCTCGGCGGCACGGATACCATCGACGGAGGCACCGGAGCAGACAGGATGTCCGGCGGCAAGGACGGCGACACCTACTATGTGGATGACGCTGGAGATGTTGTCATCGAGAAATCCGGCGAGGGCGTGGACCGGGTCTACTCTTCCGTTTCACGCACACTCGAAGCCTTTGTCGAACACCTGTATCTCACCGGGACAGACTCGCTCTCCGGCACCGGAAACGTGGCGAACAATTCGATCCAGGGCAATGACGGCAACAATGCCCTTTATGGCCTTGCGGGCAACGACACGCTGAACGGCGGTCTCGGCGATGACACCCTGGACGGCGGGGCCGGCAAGGACAACATGGTGGGTGGCGCCGGCAACGACACCTACTACGTCAGCCAGATCGACGACAGCATTACCGAATTGGGCGGGAACGGCACCGATGCCGTGATCGCGGGCTTCTCCTACGATCTTTCGGTCGCCATGGCCGGCTCGATTGAAAACCTGACCCTCACTGGAACGGGCGATTTCAACGGCATAGGCAATGGGACTGCGAACACGATCACCGGCAACGTGGGCGCGAACTCCCTGACGGGCGGTTCGGGCAATGACACGCTGTTCGGCGGCGATGGCAATGACACGCTGGAAGGGGGAACCGACACGGACTCTCTTGTCGGCGGAAAGGGCGATGACGTCTACATCGTGCGGGACCTTGACGTGATCGTCGAAGTCGCAGCGCAGGGCACAGACGTGGTTCAGGCCTTTGTATCGTTCGCGCTGGCCGCGAACCTGGAAAGCCTTGTCCTGATGGGCACCAGCGGCCTCAGCGGAACCGGGAACACCGTGGCCAATCGACTTACCGGGAACGGCGCCAACAACCTGTTGTCAGGCCTTGAGGGTGCGGACACGCTGGATGGCGGGGCCGGCAACGACACGCTGAATGGCGGGGCCGGGGCGGATTCGATGATCGGCGGCCTTGGCAATGACACGTTCGTCGTGGATCACGGAAGCGACGTGATTGTCGAACTGGCCGGCGAGGGCACAGACCTTGTTCAAGCCTCCGTTGCCTACACGCTCAGCGGAGAGCTGGAAAACTTGACGCTGACCGGCGCGGGTGCAATCACCGGCACCGGCTCTGCCATCGCCAACATCATCACCGGGAACACCGCCGCCAATCGGCTCAGCGGCATGAACGGCGACGACACAATCTATGGCGGCGACGGCAATGACACCCTTGACGGCGGAGCGGGAACCGATTCGCTCGTTGGCGGGCTTGGCGATGACCGCTTCATCCTCGACTCTGCCTCCGACCGCGTGAGCGAGTCATCAGGCGGCGGCACGGATACCATCGAGATCGGGGTCAGCTACAGCCTTGTAACCTATTTCGAGAACCTCATCCTCACCGGAACCGCCGCCATCAACGGCGAGGGCAACACCGCAGCCAACACGATCACCGGCAACAGCGCCGCCAACCTGCTGAACGGCGGAAGCGGCAACGACACGCTTGTCGGCGGAGACGGCAACGACACCCTCGACGGCGGGAACGACATCGACTCCATGTCCGGCGGACTTGGAGACGACCAGTACATCGTGGCAAACGTCGGTGACATCGTGGTCGAGGCGGCGAGCGCCGGGTCTGACCGCGTGCTGAGTTCCATCAGCTACACCCTGACTGTGAATGTCGAGACGCTGGAACTTCAGGGTTCCTCGGGCCTGTCGGGCACCGGGAACGCCACTGCAAACAGGATCAACGGCAACACCGGCAACAACCTGTTGTCCGGCCTTGAGGGTGCAGACACGCTGGACGGCGGGGCCGGCAACGACACGCTGAATGGCGGGGCCGGGGCGGATTCGATGATTGGCGGCCTCGGCAGTGACACGTTCGTCGTGGATCACGGAAGCGACGTGATTGTCGAACTGGCCGGCGAGGGCACCGACCTTGTCGAGTCCTCCATCGCCTATACCCTGAGCGGTGAAGTGGAGAACCTGACGCTGACCGGGGCGGGCGCAATTGCGGGCACCGGCTCCAGCCTGGCCAACGTTCTCACCGGGAATGCCGCCGCCAACCGGCTCAGCGGCATGGACGGCAACGACACGATCTACGGCGGCGAAGGCAACGACACGCTGGACGGCGGAGCAGGTGTCGACTCGCTCGTTGGCGGGCTTGGCGATGACCGCTTCATCCTCGGCGCCACCACCGACCGCGTCAGCGAAGCCTCGGGCGGTGGCACGGATACCGTGGAAATCGCGGTGACCTACAGCCTTGGCAACTACATCGAGAACCTGGTCCTCACCGGAACCGTCGCCATAGACGGCGAGGGAAACTCCGCAGCCAACACGATCACCGGCAACAGTGCTGCCAATCTTCTGGAGGGCGGGAGCGGGAACGACACGCTTCTCGGCGGAGACGGCAACGACACCCTCGACGGCGGGAACGACATCGACTCCATGTCCGGCGGGCTTGGAGACGACCAGTACATCGTGGCAAGCGTCGGTGACATCGTGGTCGAAGCGGCAAGCGCAGGTTCCGACCGCGTGCTCAGTTCCATCAACTATACCCTGACCGCGAACGTCGAAACGCTGGACCTGCAAGGGAGTTCGGGCCTGTCGGGCACGGGCAACAGCACTGCAAACCGGATCAACGGCAACAGTGGCAACAACCTGCTGTCCGGCCTGGAGGGCGATGATACGCTTTACGGGGCAGGCGGAAACGACACGCTTGTCGGTGGCACGGGTGCCGACCGCTTCGTGTTCAACGCCGGTTCTGGCGGGACCGATAGCATCTCGGACTTCAACCAGATCGACGGCGGCGCCAGCGAAGGCGACCTGCTCGAGTTCCAGGGATTGCTGACGGGGACCTTCGCCTGGCTGGGCACAGGCAGCTATACCGACACCGGCAACACCGAAGCGCGCCTTGTCGGAGATACGGTGACCATCGACACCGATGGCAACGGCAGCACGAACATCACCATCAGGATCATAGGACTGGATTCTGCAACGGATTTGACAGCTTCCGACTTCCTCTTCACCTGA
- a CDS encoding ABC transporter substrate-binding protein: protein MSMIKGRALRSAAFGAVMAALGAPAMAAELFYVSGAVGNAVENFKTLVKPWEEATGNTVTLVPMPASTSDQFGQYRLWLAAGTSDIDLYQTDVIWAPQLADHFVDLSEVAKDLAPTHFPSIIESQTVDGKLVALPIFTDAPALYYRKDLLDKYGKTPPKTWEELSATAKEIQDAERAAGNPDIWGFVWQGNAYEGLTCNALEWIKSYGGGQIVEPDGTISVNNENAAKAIEMAKSWVGTISPEGVLSYQEEEARGVWQTGNAVFMRNWPYAYGLGNGDDSAVKGKFDVVTLPTGGGDNTSAATLGGWNVAVSKYSKNQEAAISLAMYLAGPEAQKQRALAESNLPTIVALYDDADIAAQQPIIPRWKDVFLQAVPRPSAPTKGKYNEVSSKFWSAVHNTLSGDGTAAENLEMLEVDLTDLKGSGW, encoded by the coding sequence ATGTCCATGATCAAGGGCCGCGCCCTGCGCTCGGCCGCGTTTGGTGCTGTCATGGCGGCGCTCGGCGCTCCGGCTATGGCTGCCGAACTGTTCTATGTCTCGGGTGCCGTGGGCAATGCGGTAGAGAACTTCAAGACGCTGGTGAAGCCGTGGGAAGAGGCGACCGGCAACACCGTGACGCTGGTTCCGATGCCCGCTTCGACCAGCGACCAGTTCGGCCAGTATCGTCTTTGGCTTGCCGCCGGCACCTCGGACATCGACTTGTACCAGACCGACGTGATCTGGGCGCCGCAGCTTGCCGACCATTTCGTCGACCTGTCCGAAGTGGCAAAGGACCTGGCGCCGACCCACTTCCCGTCGATCATCGAGTCGCAGACGGTGGACGGCAAGCTCGTCGCCCTGCCGATCTTCACCGACGCGCCGGCGCTCTATTACCGCAAGGACCTGCTGGACAAGTACGGCAAGACCCCGCCGAAGACCTGGGAAGAACTGTCGGCCACCGCCAAGGAAATCCAGGACGCCGAGCGCGCGGCCGGCAACCCGGACATCTGGGGCTTCGTCTGGCAGGGCAACGCCTATGAAGGCCTGACCTGCAACGCGCTGGAGTGGATCAAGTCCTATGGCGGCGGCCAGATCGTCGAGCCCGATGGCACCATCTCGGTGAACAACGAGAATGCGGCCAAGGCGATCGAAATGGCGAAGTCCTGGGTTGGCACCATCTCGCCGGAGGGCGTGCTCTCCTACCAGGAAGAGGAAGCCCGTGGCGTGTGGCAGACCGGCAATGCCGTGTTCATGCGCAACTGGCCCTATGCCTATGGTCTGGGTAATGGCGACGACTCGGCGGTGAAGGGCAAGTTCGACGTGGTGACGCTGCCGACCGGCGGCGGCGACAACACCTCGGCGGCCACCCTGGGTGGCTGGAACGTGGCGGTCTCGAAGTACTCGAAGAACCAGGAAGCGGCGATCTCGCTCGCGATGTACCTGGCCGGCCCCGAAGCGCAGAAGCAGCGCGCCCTGGCGGAATCGAACCTGCCGACCATCGTCGCGCTCTATGACGATGCCGATATCGCCGCGCAGCAGCCGATCATCCCGCGCTGGAAGGACGTCTTCCTGCAGGCCGTGCCGCGTCCCTCGGCGCCGACCAAGGGCAAGTACAACGAAGTGTCGTCCAAGTTCTGGTCGGCCGTGCACAACACCTTGTCGGGTGACGGCACCGCTGCCGAGAACCTGGAAATGCTGGAAGTCGACCTGACCGACCTGAAGGGCTCGGGCTGGTAA
- a CDS encoding efflux RND transporter periplasmic adaptor subunit produces the protein MPSLRLARQSLAVCLVACLVLPAAAQTSGSQASAPLPAVIVAPATMEEVGASARFNGRAVAVQKVDLRARVSGFLVEQGFKEGAAVEQGQTLFWIDDGEYAAALAQADASVAAAEASLTLANLEFERQNELLNRKTGTQQNVDRTKAEADKAKAEVDRLKAQRDVAALNLSYTIITAPFAGQIGLANADVGALVGPDTGPLATIVQSNPIYVEFPVPERVLLETEAAVKAAGAGPVAISLTLSDGSVFPNEGRLNFADVEVSESTDTILARAVFDNPDGVLRDGSLVSVTIKGNIGGAELTVPQQAVQRDVTGAYVLTVGDDGTVERKPVTVSRTVQGLAVITEGLTEGEMVITEGVNKARPGAKVDAAPAEAN, from the coding sequence ATGCCGTCGTTGCGCCTCGCCCGTCAGTCCCTTGCCGTCTGCCTCGTCGCCTGTCTGGTTCTACCTGCGGCTGCACAGACTTCGGGCTCTCAGGCTTCCGCGCCGTTGCCCGCCGTGATCGTTGCCCCCGCGACGATGGAAGAGGTTGGCGCATCGGCGCGCTTCAACGGTCGGGCCGTGGCCGTTCAAAAGGTCGACCTGCGCGCGCGCGTTAGCGGTTTCCTGGTTGAGCAGGGTTTCAAAGAGGGCGCAGCCGTCGAACAGGGACAAACGCTGTTCTGGATCGATGATGGCGAATATGCAGCTGCCTTGGCCCAGGCCGATGCATCTGTTGCGGCGGCTGAGGCGTCGCTGACGCTCGCCAACCTGGAGTTCGAGCGGCAGAACGAACTTCTGAACCGCAAGACCGGCACGCAACAGAACGTGGACCGCACCAAGGCCGAGGCCGACAAGGCCAAGGCCGAGGTCGACCGCTTGAAGGCACAACGAGACGTGGCGGCACTGAACCTGTCCTACACGATCATCACGGCCCCCTTTGCCGGCCAGATAGGTCTTGCCAATGCCGATGTCGGCGCACTGGTCGGCCCTGACACCGGCCCGCTGGCCACCATCGTCCAGTCGAACCCGATCTATGTGGAGTTTCCAGTCCCCGAACGGGTGCTTCTGGAAACCGAAGCCGCAGTGAAGGCCGCCGGTGCAGGGCCGGTCGCGATTTCGCTGACCCTTTCGGACGGCAGCGTCTTCCCGAACGAGGGTCGCCTGAACTTCGCCGACGTCGAGGTTTCGGAATCCACCGACACGATCCTTGCCCGCGCCGTGTTCGACAACCCCGATGGGGTGCTGCGCGACGGCTCGTTGGTCTCGGTTACCATCAAGGGCAACATCGGCGGGGCCGAACTGACCGTGCCGCAGCAGGCCGTGCAGCGTGACGTGACCGGCGCCTATGTCCTGACCGTCGGCGATGATGGCACGGTCGAACGCAAGCCCGTCACCGTATCGCGCACCGTGCAGGGCCTGGCGGTCATCACCGAAGGACTGACCGAAGGTGAAATGGTCATCACCGAGGGCGTCAACAAGGCCCGCCCCGGCGCCAAGGTTGACGCTGCACCGGCCGAGGCGAACTGA
- a CDS encoding carbohydrate ABC transporter permease, translated as MTQNKLLAQIGLYAMVVIIVVFSVFPFYYAIVTSFATGTQLFQVNYWPQNFNWANYETVLGGRNFVRSVLNSLFIASVTVAFALFLAVTASYALARVRFRGRATLLLMILAVSMFPQIAVLAGLFELIKFLGIFNTPWAMILSYTIFTLPFTVWILTTFMRDLPVEIEEAAIVDGATPWVIITQVFMPLLWPALVTTGLLAFIGAWNEFLFALTFTSSETQRTVPVAIALLSGASQQEIPWGPIMAASVIVTVPLVILVLIFQRKIVAGLTAGGVKG; from the coding sequence ATGACCCAGAACAAGCTGCTTGCCCAGATCGGGCTTTACGCGATGGTCGTGATCATCGTCGTGTTCTCGGTCTTCCCGTTCTACTATGCCATCGTGACGTCCTTTGCGACCGGCACCCAGCTCTTCCAGGTCAACTACTGGCCGCAGAACTTCAACTGGGCAAACTACGAGACGGTCTTGGGCGGGCGCAACTTCGTGCGCTCGGTCCTGAACTCGCTGTTCATCGCATCTGTTACGGTGGCCTTCGCGTTGTTTCTTGCGGTCACCGCCTCCTACGCCCTGGCGCGGGTGCGGTTCCGCGGCCGGGCGACACTGCTTCTGATGATCCTGGCCGTGTCGATGTTCCCGCAGATTGCTGTGCTGGCTGGCCTGTTCGAATTGATCAAGTTCCTGGGCATCTTCAACACGCCTTGGGCAATGATCCTGTCGTACACGATCTTCACGCTGCCCTTCACCGTCTGGATCCTCACCACCTTCATGCGCGACCTGCCGGTCGAGATCGAGGAAGCCGCGATCGTGGACGGGGCCACCCCCTGGGTGATCATCACCCAGGTTTTCATGCCACTCCTGTGGCCGGCGCTGGTGACGACGGGTCTTCTGGCCTTCATCGGCGCCTGGAACGAGTTCCTCTTCGCGCTGACCTTCACCTCGTCCGAGACGCAGCGCACCGTTCCGGTGGCCATCGCGCTTCTGTCGGGCGCCTCGCAACAGGAAATCCCCTGGGGTCCGATCATGGCGGCCTCGGTCATCGTGACCGTCCCACTGGTCATCCTCGTTCTCATCTTCCAACGCAAGATCGTGGCGGGCCTGACCGCCGGCGGCGTGAAGGGCTGA